The following proteins are co-located in the Nitrospirota bacterium genome:
- a CDS encoding ATP-binding protein: MGPVESLGIEEPSMAKEPSPGAPAYEEHERSTDPLPTLRLRTFALSAVAALAATNPALNRESSEWLYVADFLKQVPSEKSRWLQAVMAALQAPAREDRAVVHLAAALSCTVVEVLTVVLAAAVDEDLMVGRALAFLQAPVGGARPTLGLLAAAYADLVEPGGRVLDVLLTGSAIRSGLLLLGGEDGPLPERAVSVSQTVGLALRGHDGLWAGMTIGIGVESVVSLPPSVHESAVRYARSVTAATHQSLLIRSGFLAEAKSAAAVMAAAMHCRPVFIETEKISGLGPWLLLRGLIPVFVVEVAPGERKGLPDIPGYAGPVLAVTGSEGNVERAGRAVPCWTVPIPTAQEREGLWHHAIGEGASAGALAQSHRHSSARIQMLGAMARRQASLEGRVSPDVADVVSVSVTGVGTGLDTLAQPLRDPIPHEALVVQASLRRELDVLAVRCRVREGLASPLGVAVTTRYRPGVRALFVGPSGTGKTLAAGWLATLLGLPLYRVDLASVTSKYIGETEKNLAQLFAQAERSDVVLLFDEADSLFGKRTEVKDSNDRFANAQTNYVLQRIESYDGIVLLTSNSRSRFDGAFSRRLDMIIEFPAPGPEERRDLWLAHLGTGHRLTTQELNRLAATADLAGGHIRNVVLTAAVLAQEVQRPINYADLLVGLVAEYRKLGRQVPADLLRAT; encoded by the coding sequence ATGGGACCGGTAGAATCGCTGGGCATTGAAGAACCGAGTATGGCGAAGGAGCCATCTCCTGGCGCTCCGGCTTATGAAGAGCACGAGCGGAGCACCGATCCTCTGCCGACGCTGCGCTTGCGGACGTTCGCACTCTCTGCCGTGGCGGCGTTAGCTGCGACCAATCCGGCTTTGAATCGAGAGAGTTCGGAATGGCTGTATGTGGCGGATTTTCTCAAACAGGTGCCCTCCGAGAAGAGCAGATGGCTGCAGGCTGTGATGGCGGCTTTGCAAGCACCGGCCCGAGAGGATCGCGCGGTGGTGCACTTGGCGGCGGCCTTGTCCTGTACTGTCGTGGAAGTGCTGACTGTGGTGTTGGCTGCGGCGGTCGATGAGGATCTGATGGTGGGACGCGCCCTGGCGTTTCTGCAAGCTCCCGTCGGTGGCGCTCGTCCGACCTTGGGGTTGCTGGCGGCCGCCTATGCCGATCTTGTCGAGCCGGGAGGACGTGTCCTTGATGTGTTGCTGACTGGATCGGCGATCCGGAGCGGCCTCCTTCTGTTAGGTGGAGAAGACGGACCGTTACCGGAGCGGGCGGTATCCGTGTCCCAGACGGTTGGCTTGGCGTTGCGTGGTCATGACGGGTTGTGGGCTGGGATGACGATTGGGATTGGCGTCGAATCGGTGGTGTCATTGCCTCCCTCGGTTCACGAGTCGGCGGTGCGGTATGCCCGGAGTGTGACGGCGGCGACGCATCAGAGCTTGCTGATCCGGAGTGGATTCCTGGCTGAGGCAAAATCCGCTGCGGCGGTCATGGCCGCCGCCATGCATTGCCGTCCGGTGTTTATCGAGACGGAGAAAATATCCGGGCTCGGGCCTTGGCTGCTGCTGCGGGGGCTGATTCCGGTGTTCGTAGTGGAGGTGGCTCCGGGGGAACGGAAGGGACTGCCGGACATCCCAGGTTATGCAGGTCCGGTCTTGGCGGTGACGGGATCGGAAGGCAACGTCGAGCGTGCTGGTCGGGCGGTGCCTTGTTGGACGGTGCCCATTCCGACGGCGCAGGAACGTGAAGGCTTATGGCATCACGCAATCGGTGAGGGTGCTTCGGCGGGCGCGTTAGCACAGTCTCATCGTCATAGCAGTGCGCGTATACAGATGCTGGGCGCGATGGCGCGTCGTCAGGCTTCGTTGGAAGGGCGAGTTTCGCCTGATGTGGCCGATGTGGTGTCCGTCTCGGTGACCGGGGTGGGAACGGGCTTGGATACCTTGGCACAGCCATTGCGCGATCCGATTCCTCATGAAGCGTTAGTGGTTCAGGCGTCCCTGCGGCGGGAGCTCGACGTGCTGGCGGTTCGCTGTCGGGTGCGTGAGGGATTGGCCTCCCCGTTGGGGGTGGCCGTGACAACGCGGTATCGTCCTGGCGTCCGTGCGCTGTTTGTCGGTCCGTCCGGAACCGGGAAGACCTTGGCTGCGGGCTGGTTGGCGACCCTGTTGGGATTGCCGTTGTACCGTGTCGATCTGGCGTCGGTGACGAGCAAGTATATCGGCGAGACCGAGAAGAATCTTGCGCAACTCTTTGCCCAAGCCGAGCGGTCGGACGTGGTGTTGTTGTTCGACGAGGCCGATTCGCTCTTTGGTAAACGCACCGAGGTGAAAGATTCCAACGACCGTTTCGCCAATGCGCAAACGAACTATGTGTTGCAACGGATCGAGTCCTACGACGGGATCGTCTTGCTGACGAGCAATAGCCGTAGCCGTTTCGACGGCGCCTTTTCCCGGCGGCTCGACATGATCATCGAGTTCCCTGCGCCGGGGCCGGAAGAGCGGCGGGATTTGTGGTTGGCACATTTGGGGACCGGACATCGGCTCACCACGCAGGAGCTCAATCGATTGGCGGCCACGGCAGATCTGGCAGGGGGGCACATTCGAAATGTGGTGCTGACCGCAGCGGTACTCGCGCAAGAAGTGCAGCGGCCCATCAACTATGCGGATCTGTTGGTGGGCCTCGTCGCCGAGTATCGAAAGCTGGGACGACAAGTGCCTGCAGATTTATTGAGGGCGACGTAG
- a CDS encoding DUF4157 domain-containing protein has product MLTAAVATAHVPEATPKQRVVSPPASYAEDLAVNTSAVGFPLFFQPKLAISQPNDPAEVEADRVAEQVMQMPAPAFLRSGVDPVRGIPVVIQRQYTGHEGHEWRRKGKDSFTETFGADLVAATMRQGGRPLDSDNRNFFESRFGRDFSAVRIHANAQAADSARSVNALAYTVGSNVVFNSGQYAPQSDQGRRLLAHELTHVVQQNRLPRKGHVFLKASSLERAGERDGNLVAQITRTPASLILQRECATPLVADAERTVQVLYDPDFANFYRSTERLIGRAMVFRSDDGGRVRELTRQVLQDIHRATRVATGNVVIAFTLLRCAETRRVEDIQLREVHGGVTRQDRESNPVPTPTPTPPPTPTPAGQRRLPELVSPGASVLVGGFCTAEALGHASRFADDVLARIEYDEETERWNVNEGRDRGEWAEAMYDAWGHCYIAACLTRGVPEVDTWALGTFYEVLHEVFSQVSLGIIEHNSLDQDLYNQAVGREIGLHQPDGDLYEICFDAMMRGRLNLTLAGVVPRGRALVPHTIAPD; this is encoded by the coding sequence ATGCTGACAGCAGCCGTGGCGACAGCGCACGTACCGGAGGCTACACCCAAGCAGCGGGTGGTATCGCCGCCCGCATCGTACGCGGAAGATCTCGCGGTGAATACGTCCGCCGTCGGTTTTCCGCTATTTTTCCAACCCAAGCTCGCCATCAGCCAGCCGAACGATCCGGCAGAAGTAGAGGCCGATCGGGTTGCCGAGCAAGTCATGCAGATGCCGGCGCCGGCATTCCTGCGATCGGGCGTTGATCCTGTACGGGGCATTCCTGTAGTCATTCAACGGCAGTACACGGGGCATGAAGGTCACGAGTGGCGACGCAAGGGAAAGGATTCATTCACCGAAACATTTGGCGCCGATCTTGTCGCTGCAACGATGCGCCAGGGTGGCCGGCCGCTTGATAGCGACAACCGTAACTTCTTCGAGTCCCGTTTTGGGCGTGACTTCAGCGCAGTGCGTATACATGCCAACGCGCAGGCTGCAGACTCGGCCCGGTCCGTCAATGCGCTTGCCTATACGGTAGGCAGCAACGTGGTATTCAACAGCGGCCAGTATGCTCCACAAAGCGATCAGGGGAGGAGGTTGCTGGCGCATGAGTTGACCCATGTGGTGCAGCAGAATCGTCTTCCTCGGAAAGGTCATGTCTTTCTCAAAGCATCTTCGCTGGAGAGAGCGGGAGAGAGAGACGGCAATCTTGTTGCGCAAATTACACGGACTCCTGCGAGTCTGATTCTTCAGCGAGAGTGTGCGACACCGCTGGTGGCAGATGCAGAGCGGACGGTACAGGTACTCTATGACCCTGATTTCGCCAACTTCTACAGGTCTACGGAGCGTCTGATTGGTCGCGCCATGGTATTTAGAAGTGATGATGGTGGACGGGTGAGGGAATTGACAAGGCAGGTGTTGCAGGACATTCACCGTGCGACAAGAGTTGCAACCGGTAATGTCGTCATCGCGTTCACGCTTCTGCGGTGCGCTGAGACGCGACGTGTGGAGGATATTCAGTTGAGGGAAGTGCATGGTGGGGTGACGCGCCAAGATCGTGAGTCAAATCCAGTTCCCACTCCCACTCCCACTCCCCCTCCCACTCCCACGCCAGCAGGTCAGCGACGCTTACCAGAACTCGTGTCTCCCGGTGCGTCCGTGCTGGTTGGTGGCTTCTGTACGGCGGAAGCGTTGGGGCATGCGAGTCGCTTTGCCGATGACGTTCTTGCCCGGATCGAATATGACGAGGAAACGGAGCGCTGGAATGTGAATGAGGGCCGCGATCGAGGTGAATGGGCCGAAGCGATGTATGACGCATGGGGTCATTGTTATATTGCCGCTTGCCTGACGCGAGGTGTTCCAGAGGTCGATACCTGGGCTCTGGGGACATTCTACGAGGTTCTACACGAAGTGTTTTCTCAGGTTTCTTTGGGCATAATCGAACACAATAGTTTAGATCAAGATTTGTACAACCAAGCGGTTGGTCGTGAAATCGGCCTCCATCAGCCTGATGGTGACCTCTATGAGATCTGCTTCGACGCCATGATGCGCGGCAGACTCAATCTCACTCTGGCAGGAGTCGTCCCTAGAGGTCGGGCTCTAGTCCCGCACACCATCGCCCCAGACTGA
- a CDS encoding DUF4157 domain-containing protein yields MSEPSVQRQCAACEEEEAVTVSRKAQDVTAGEAPSSVHSVLRSPGHPLGLSARDFFEPRFGQDLSQVRVHTDGVAQRSTKDVNALAYTVGSHVVFGDGRYAPGTPDGQRLLAHELTHVLQQQPQLARQEHPLDPDPPAPQPQDAPRADKADEASAAGSTPVTSNCAPTGFSRADFLKNGGTTAEFGLTALTVSAATFPVLDLVRKGKGVQVQPTTATLPKISSIFTQAGVFDEGEATVLGDEGDCPPGKYPLRWVISTGGAQKIQEGEQEHCNDFNLAFDLSLGKYRDAINQLATKKKIFANESAVKKHLKQIVGFEFDGLFTVFACLAKKSLIRDHDDWHTPVPAIRSPSFKNNCEFARAIVSEHSLRQIGLHDSAEIIKDCGETLPAPKKKP; encoded by the coding sequence ATGTCTGAGCCATCCGTCCAACGGCAATGCGCGGCCTGCGAGGAAGAGGAAGCAGTGACGGTGTCGCGGAAGGCGCAGGATGTCACAGCTGGCGAGGCCCCATCGTCGGTCCACTCGGTCCTCCGTTCGCCAGGCCACCCGCTGGGTTTGTCCGCTCGCGATTTTTTTGAGCCGCGCTTTGGGCAGGATCTCAGTCAGGTCCGCGTCCATACAGATGGGGTGGCCCAGCGATCTACGAAAGACGTGAATGCCCTGGCTTATACGGTCGGTTCCCACGTGGTCTTCGGTGATGGACGCTACGCTCCTGGTACGCCGGACGGTCAGCGTCTGCTCGCGCATGAACTGACGCATGTGTTGCAGCAGCAGCCTCAGCTGGCTCGTCAGGAACACCCGCTTGACCCTGATCCGCCTGCGCCGCAACCTCAAGACGCGCCACGGGCAGACAAGGCGGACGAGGCGAGCGCCGCCGGCTCGACTCCGGTTACATCCAACTGTGCCCCCACCGGGTTCAGTCGAGCCGATTTTCTGAAGAACGGCGGCACCACGGCGGAATTCGGCTTAACCGCTCTGACGGTCTCGGCCGCGACCTTCCCGGTTTTGGACCTGGTTCGGAAGGGCAAGGGGGTTCAAGTGCAGCCCACGACCGCTACGCTGCCGAAGATCTCCTCGATCTTTACGCAAGCCGGTGTGTTCGACGAGGGTGAGGCCACGGTGCTGGGGGATGAAGGCGACTGTCCTCCAGGAAAATATCCCTTGCGTTGGGTCATCTCAACCGGCGGCGCACAGAAGATCCAGGAGGGCGAACAGGAGCATTGCAACGATTTCAACCTGGCCTTTGATCTGTCTCTCGGCAAATACCGGGATGCGATCAATCAGTTGGCGACCAAAAAGAAAATATTCGCAAATGAATCAGCAGTAAAAAAACATCTAAAACAGATCGTCGGATTTGAGTTCGATGGTCTGTTTACGGTGTTTGCGTGCCTGGCCAAGAAGTCCTTGATTCGGGACCACGACGATTGGCATACGCCGGTTCCCGCTATACGGTCGCCCAGTTTCAAGAACAACTGCGAGTTCGCGCGCGCCATCGTCTCGGAGCATAGTTTGCGGCAGATCGGGTTGCACGATTCCGCCGAGATCATTAAAGATTGCGGTGAGACGTTGCCTGCACCAAAGAAGAAGCCATGA
- a CDS encoding DUF4157 domain-containing protein codes for MYVGGIHNKRFQPGLSSARSLAHAKQQAKGSSLPLFLHPKLAISQPSDPAEVEADRVADQVMRMPEPVVQRQCAAYASGGQPCPACEQEKPVSVSRKAQGAIGGDAPASVGSVIRSPGQPLAASTRAFFEPRFGQDLSHVRVHTDRAAQQSAQAVNALAYTVGSHVVFDAGRYAPHSPDGKRLLGHELTHVVQQVGADSWRLARKEVWEDGRLDEEQAAGQIPRGTCGPEISKALAKTVGDVRSKFAAASAPTRGAACLTLISLPTAGLAWDIQELNSDGYKDWIGYYKGCATEACGSSVAVSGHCHYPDTVNYVLYGTAMRLCYDWSKVLGMDRYAEDHYSEEAMKTYISVWKKAKVWKSVLGKTHEAGAISWAVLGWHGYKPGRALSAELPDCDPSCGDYMGAFTWTWLGLHTPKAEE; via the coding sequence ATGTATGTAGGCGGCATTCATAATAAACGGTTTCAACCAGGTCTCTCATCTGCTCGTTCTCTTGCCCACGCGAAGCAGCAGGCAAAAGGTTCGAGCCTTCCCCTCTTTCTGCACCCCAAGCTAGCGATCAGTCAGCCGAGTGATCCGGCTGAAGTAGAGGCTGACCGGGTAGCTGATCAGGTGATGCGGATGCCAGAGCCGGTGGTCCAACGGCAATGTGCGGCTTATGCGTCCGGGGGGCAGCCATGTCCGGCTTGCGAACAGGAAAAGCCGGTAAGCGTGTCGCGGAAGGCACAGGGTGCAATCGGCGGTGATGCGCCGGCATCAGTCGGCTCAGTGATCCGCTCGCCGGGGCAGCCGCTGGCGGCATCGACTCGCGCCTTCTTTGAGCCGCGCTTCGGGCAGGATCTCAGTCATGTCCGTGTCCATACGGATCGGGCGGCCCAGCAGTCGGCGCAGGCTGTGAATGCGTTGGCCTATACGGTCGGTTCCCACGTGGTGTTCGATGCCGGTCGCTATGCGCCCCATTCACCGGATGGAAAACGGTTGTTGGGGCATGAGCTCACGCATGTGGTGCAGCAGGTGGGCGCAGATTCCTGGCGGCTCGCAAGAAAAGAAGTATGGGAGGACGGACGACTAGATGAAGAACAGGCTGCCGGCCAAATTCCTCGAGGGACCTGTGGGCCGGAAATTTCAAAGGCGTTAGCCAAGACGGTGGGTGATGTTCGGTCGAAATTTGCAGCTGCCAGCGCTCCTACTCGCGGCGCTGCATGTCTGACGCTCATTTCTCTTCCGACTGCTGGGTTGGCGTGGGACATCCAGGAACTCAATAGCGATGGGTACAAAGACTGGATTGGGTACTACAAAGGGTGTGCGACCGAGGCCTGCGGCTCTTCTGTCGCCGTTTCAGGCCACTGTCATTATCCCGACACGGTCAACTATGTGTTGTATGGGACGGCCATGCGGTTGTGTTACGACTGGAGCAAGGTCCTCGGCATGGATCGGTATGCCGAGGACCATTATTCGGAAGAGGCGATGAAGACCTACATTTCCGTATGGAAGAAAGCCAAGGTTTGGAAGAGTGTGCTCGGAAAGACGCATGAGGCTGGTGCAATCAGTTGGGCCGTATTGGGATGGCACGGGTATAAGCCGGGTCGAGCGTTAAGCGCGGAGCTTCCCGACTGTGACCCCTCATGCGGGGATTATATGGGAGCATTCACGTGGACGTGGCTTGGCCTGCATACGCCCAAGGCCGAGGAGTGA
- a CDS encoding DUF4157 domain-containing protein, with translation MLTTVATLNKRKPHRQAVESASPDCSCTIPKRLRTSAGLPIFLQPKLAISQPNDPAEVEAEQVAEQVMRMPAPTVQRQCAACEEEVEVSIARKPSIVLGEAVPASVSAVLDSPGYALDAGARSFFEPRFGRGLGHVRVHADAQASRSATDVQSLAYTVGTHIVFRDGQYAPDATEGRRLLGHELTHVVQQAGVGLRGSARLQRTVDPGSTNCVAGTDGATANPIGQLEWLEAMAASKAYLTASSLTTEVAVAHLGTRGPGGRTTQAYLARFGQSPARRGGFQNRLTGRVHNTQEEALDAEMSSLSARYERIANYMANHAIAYRCIGGTVRYGGCRTSCAVGEASACPGVNAIFLCAAFWGRDPGERTIMLIHEVAHILWANVDHVANFRHAECYASFVGDLFGGTGAGPACPTP, from the coding sequence ATGTTGACCACCGTTGCCACTCTCAATAAGCGAAAGCCTCACCGCCAGGCTGTCGAATCTGCTTCGCCGGATTGCTCCTGCACCATTCCGAAACGACTCCGCACATCTGCCGGTCTCCCGATTTTCTTGCAGCCTAAGTTGGCCATCAGTCAACCGAACGATCCCGCTGAAGTCGAAGCTGAGCAGGTCGCCGAGCAGGTGATGCGGATGCCGGCGCCGACGGTGCAACGGCAATGCGCGGCCTGTGAGGAAGAGGTGGAGGTCTCGATTGCCAGAAAGCCTAGCATTGTATTGGGTGAAGCGGTGCCGGCTTCGGTGTCAGCGGTGCTGGATTCTCCGGGCTATGCGTTGGATGCAGGAGCGCGATCATTTTTCGAGCCGCGGTTTGGCCGTGGTTTGGGGCATGTGCGGGTCCATGCCGATGCGCAGGCTAGCCGGTCGGCGACTGATGTTCAGTCGCTGGCCTACACGGTTGGAACGCACATCGTCTTTCGAGATGGGCAGTATGCGCCTGATGCGACAGAGGGGAGACGGTTATTGGGGCATGAATTGACCCATGTGGTGCAGCAGGCCGGCGTCGGCTTGCGCGGATCTGCGCGGCTTCAACGAACGGTCGATCCAGGGTCGACGAATTGTGTCGCAGGCACTGACGGAGCGACGGCGAACCCCATCGGTCAACTTGAATGGCTGGAAGCGATGGCGGCTTCGAAAGCCTATTTAACGGCTTCGTCACTGACGACGGAAGTGGCGGTGGCACACCTGGGGACTCGTGGACCAGGTGGACGGACGACGCAGGCCTACCTGGCACGTTTCGGACAGTCACCGGCCAGACGGGGCGGGTTTCAAAACCGGTTGACTGGGCGTGTGCATAACACGCAAGAGGAGGCGTTGGATGCAGAGATGAGCTCGCTCAGTGCGCGATACGAGCGTATTGCGAACTATATGGCCAATCACGCGATTGCCTATCGCTGTATCGGTGGAACGGTCAGGTATGGGGGGTGCCGAACAAGTTGTGCAGTCGGTGAAGCGAGCGCATGCCCTGGCGTCAATGCCATTTTCCTCTGTGCTGCGTTTTGGGGGCGAGATCCTGGCGAACGCACGATCATGTTGATTCACGAGGTGGCTCATATTTTGTGGGCCAACGTGGATCACGTTGCTAACTTCCGGCATGCGGAATGTTACGCGAGTTTCGTCGGCGATCTTTTTGGTGGAACAGGGGCCGGGCCAGCCTGCCCAACCCCATGA
- a CDS encoding S8 family serine peptidase, with translation MLAYRYGGSQGQQYKLELGEAYVAVRTRSRRSLDASLESKKGREVLAELEQVARFHDAGVEVFRYGTNCRTARAKGVVRTLLNNQRDVQFAGRVLIDPRSKRPVLYTENVFVQFDADMAESACRRTLKEYRLEMKRPIEYVRNGFFVQAVEGTGRTVFDITDRLLRHKHVDLCHPELVRKTGWRQVFPQQWHLKKTTIGGTVYDAHANVEAAWALSRGEGIRIAVIDDGCDIDHEELAGSGKIVAPRDVTRRTDDPRPGSRDNHGTACSGVACANGHHGASGVAPDAQLMPIRYASPLGSQAEADAFVWAASHGADVISCSWGPEDGDWWDPNDPAHRQMVPLPDSTRVAIDWAIANGRNGKGCVITFAAGNGNESVDNDGYASYEKVIAVAACHAKNKRSAYSDFGNAVWCTFPSNDTVLPVPGIWTTDRSGTAGYNPGQVSRGDAVGNYVNDFGGTSSACPGVAGVAALVLSRNPSLRWDEVKDILKRSCDPIDAAGGNYNAQGHSPFYGYGKVNAKRAVELAAPVVAIPTSMHTATRLVPIRDLKTSTISVTIGETAVMSAVTVSIDIEHTYVGDLVIKLAPPSSTRVGAILLHNRQGGGSDNLKTTYDIANTPALAALAGKKPQGRWRLTVADKARADEGRILQFSVLLSL, from the coding sequence ATGTTGGCATATCGCTATGGGGGCAGTCAGGGGCAGCAGTATAAGCTGGAGCTGGGAGAAGCCTATGTTGCCGTACGAACGCGGAGCCGGAGATCCCTCGATGCGTCACTTGAAAGCAAGAAGGGACGAGAAGTGCTGGCGGAGTTAGAGCAGGTGGCGCGCTTTCACGATGCGGGGGTTGAGGTGTTTCGATATGGTACGAACTGTCGAACGGCTCGTGCAAAAGGTGTTGTGCGTACGTTGCTCAACAATCAACGAGATGTACAATTTGCCGGGCGTGTATTGATAGACCCCCGCTCAAAGAGGCCGGTGCTCTACACGGAGAACGTGTTCGTCCAGTTCGATGCCGACATGGCAGAGTCGGCCTGCCGGAGAACGCTCAAAGAGTACCGGCTTGAGATGAAACGGCCTATTGAGTATGTCCGCAACGGCTTTTTCGTTCAGGCGGTAGAGGGGACGGGGCGAACGGTGTTCGACATCACAGACCGGTTGCTTCGTCATAAGCATGTGGATCTCTGTCACCCGGAGTTGGTCAGGAAAACGGGTTGGCGGCAGGTATTCCCTCAGCAATGGCATCTCAAGAAAACTACGATCGGAGGGACGGTCTACGACGCGCATGCCAATGTCGAGGCGGCGTGGGCCCTCAGTCGAGGCGAGGGAATCAGGATCGCCGTCATTGACGACGGGTGCGATATCGATCACGAAGAGTTGGCCGGCTCGGGAAAGATCGTAGCGCCGAGAGACGTGACTCGCAGGACCGATGACCCCCGTCCCGGGAGTCGGGACAACCATGGGACGGCCTGCTCCGGTGTGGCCTGCGCCAATGGTCACCACGGCGCCTCCGGGGTCGCTCCCGATGCTCAGTTGATGCCGATTCGCTACGCATCGCCGCTTGGATCTCAAGCTGAGGCTGACGCGTTCGTCTGGGCGGCGTCCCACGGAGCCGATGTCATTTCATGCAGCTGGGGGCCAGAGGACGGAGATTGGTGGGATCCCAACGATCCTGCTCACCGGCAAATGGTGCCACTCCCGGACTCAACCCGTGTGGCCATTGATTGGGCGATTGCCAATGGCCGGAATGGGAAAGGCTGTGTCATTACCTTTGCGGCAGGAAACGGGAATGAAAGTGTCGATAATGATGGATATGCGAGCTATGAAAAAGTGATTGCCGTTGCCGCCTGTCATGCCAAAAACAAAAGGAGTGCGTACAGCGATTTCGGTAATGCGGTGTGGTGCACTTTCCCGAGTAATGACACGGTGCTTCCTGTTCCTGGAATTTGGACGACGGATCGCTCAGGCACAGCCGGCTATAACCCCGGGCAGGTCAGCCGTGGCGATGCGGTGGGGAATTATGTGAATGATTTCGGCGGGACCTCGAGCGCCTGCCCGGGCGTTGCCGGGGTGGCAGCCTTGGTCCTCTCAAGAAACCCTTCGCTGCGGTGGGACGAGGTCAAAGACATCCTCAAGCGGTCTTGCGATCCTATCGATGCAGCCGGGGGGAATTATAATGCGCAGGGCCATAGCCCATTTTACGGCTACGGCAAGGTGAACGCGAAGCGAGCGGTTGAACTGGCTGCACCAGTAGTCGCGATTCCGACATCGATGCATACGGCTACCAGGCTCGTGCCGATTCGCGATCTTAAAACCTCGACTATTTCGGTCACGATCGGGGAGACGGCGGTGATGTCGGCGGTGACAGTCAGTATCGACATCGAGCATACCTATGTCGGTGATCTCGTCATCAAGCTCGCGCCGCCTTCATCCACTCGTGTCGGCGCGATTCTGTTGCATAATCGCCAAGGGGGCGGGTCGGACAACCTCAAGACGACCTATGACATCGCAAATACCCCGGCCTTAGCGGCTCTTGCCGGGAAGAAACCTCAAGGTAGATGGCGGCTGACTGTGGCGGATAAGGCGCGAGCTGATGAGGGACGGATTCTTCAGTTCTCGGTCTTGCTCAGCCTGTAG
- a CDS encoding N-acetylmuramoyl-L-alanine amidase has translation MARTRPLRRRSVSRKKQTTSRAARTRAAARVEMPGLAIENNRLVGADVSFVETPNKGGDISPRYLVFHYTAGKSAQSSIDWLTNPEAKASAHLVLARDGSICQLAPFNIKTWHAGISYWDGLSGLNSCSIGIEMDNAGPLKKVGDKYQAWFGALYAEDEVLYAKHKFDEEPRWWHAYTEIQIQRALALAQLLVRHYDLKGVVGHEDIASDRKRDPGPAFPLGHVRAAVLGRIAEERERYEVTASALNIRSGPGVEFPFVAEPLKRGATVALLEKRDRWSKVELVENGDIEGWVHNKFLSEV, from the coding sequence ATGGCACGCACAAGACCTTTGAGAAGACGTAGCGTTTCGAGAAAAAAACAAACTACGTCGCGAGCAGCCAGAACACGAGCGGCTGCTCGCGTAGAGATGCCGGGCCTTGCCATCGAAAATAATCGGCTTGTGGGAGCGGATGTGTCCTTCGTCGAGACTCCAAACAAAGGTGGCGACATTTCTCCGCGCTACCTCGTGTTCCATTATACGGCCGGCAAGAGCGCTCAGAGCTCGATCGACTGGCTGACGAATCCGGAGGCGAAGGCGTCGGCGCACCTCGTTCTGGCCAGAGATGGGTCGATCTGCCAGCTTGCGCCGTTCAACATCAAGACGTGGCACGCCGGAATCAGTTATTGGGACGGGTTGAGTGGTCTGAATAGTTGTTCTATCGGGATAGAGATGGACAATGCGGGTCCACTGAAGAAGGTCGGAGACAAGTATCAGGCGTGGTTCGGTGCGCTGTATGCGGAAGATGAAGTCCTCTATGCCAAGCACAAGTTCGATGAGGAGCCACGCTGGTGGCATGCCTACACGGAGATTCAGATCCAGCGGGCGTTAGCACTCGCACAGCTTCTTGTTCGGCACTATGACCTGAAGGGCGTGGTGGGGCATGAAGATATCGCTTCCGACCGAAAGCGGGATCCCGGCCCGGCCTTTCCGTTGGGCCATGTCCGCGCCGCGGTGCTGGGTCGTATAGCAGAGGAACGGGAGCGCTATGAAGTGACGGCCTCCGCACTGAATATTCGAAGTGGTCCTGGCGTGGAATTTCCGTTCGTTGCCGAACCCCTAAAGAGAGGAGCTACTGTGGCGCTCCTGGAGAAACGTGACCGCTGGAGCAAGGTGGAATTAGTGGAGAATGGAGATATTGAAGGATGGGTGCACAATAAGTTCCTGTCAGAGGTCTGA